A single Dermacentor variabilis isolate Ectoservices chromosome 9, ASM5094787v1, whole genome shotgun sequence DNA region contains:
- the LOC142557992 gene encoding uncharacterized protein LOC142557992, with amino-acid sequence MQNQGGKEKASEQSPVETSAQVAVTGPADAGQAASPSCEKAHKKRTKKRTKSLDANCRDSKSPEGGAESPIARNKKPKRQSKAKNSGGTSEPPPLLSPIDSPLELSQPPLPSVGKLATTPDALLAAPPPGAPEAPKPADLATYPPARDVPALVGFDNTLATTEQREPKTVIIPMIGSAVIICLMLVVVIGMLVSNRRRARVTDMNATRPTTVISDDVEVTATSATTTSVTTPSATTTGTTGTENTTISHSQGVAVEKTEPVSWDTPTFLVVP; translated from the exons ATGCAGAATCAAGGCGGCAAGGAAAAAGCTTCGGAGCAAAGCCCCGTCGAAACATCAGCGCAGGTTGCGGTCACCGGCCCAGCGGATGCGGGGCAAGCCGCGTCACCCTCGTGCGAGAAGGCGCACAAGAAACGCACCAAGAAGCGCACCAAGTCCCTCGACGCAAACTGCAGAGACAGCAA GTCTCCTGAGGGCGGTGCTGAGTCGCCAATAGCCAGGAACAAGAAACCAAAGCGACAGTCGAAGGCCAAGAACAGCGGCGGAACCTCAGAGCCACCACCGTTGTTGTCTCCCATCGACAGCCCGTTGGAGCTTTCCCAACCGCCTCTGCCTTCCGTCGGAAAGTTGGCTACTACCCCGGATGCGCTTCTGGCTGCGCCCCCTCCTGGTGCTCCTGAAGCACCCAAACCTGCAGAC CTCGCCACGTACCCACCTGCACGAGATGTCCCGGCACTTGTTGGGTTCGACAACACCCTTGCCACGACCGAACAGAGGGAACCGAAGAC GGTCATCATTCCGATGATTGGGAGCGCGGTGATCATCTGTCTCATGCTGGTCGTCGTCATCGGTATGCTCGTGTCGAACCGCAGGCGTGCCAGGGTTACTGACATGAACGCCACCAGGCCGACCACAGTTATCAGTGATGACGTGGAGGTGACGGCTACATCGGCAACAACGACCAGTGTCACAACGCCTAGTGCTACAACGACCGGCACGACAGGCACTGAGAACACCACAATCAGCCACAGTCAGGGCGTGGCGGTAGAAAAGACTGAACCGGTCAGCTGGGACACGCCGACATTTTTGGTAGTTCCATAG